Proteins encoded by one window of Macaca fascicularis isolate 582-1 chromosome 10, T2T-MFA8v1.1:
- the HIC2 gene encoding hypermethylated in cancer 2 protein isoform X2 codes for MGPDMELPSHSKQLLLQLNQQRTKGFLCDVIIMVENSIFRAHKNVLAASSIYFKSLVLHDNLINLDTDMVSSTVFQQILDFIYTGKLLPSDQPAEPNFSTLLTAASYLQLPELAALCRRKLKRAGKPFGSGRAGAAGIGRPPRSQRLSTASVIQARYHGLVDGRKGAHAPQDLPQAKGSDDELFLGGSNQDSVQGLGRAVCPAGGEAGLGGCSSSTNGSSGGCEQELGLDLSKKSPPLPPATPGPHLTPDDPAQLSDSQHGSPPAASAPPVANSASYSELGGTPDEPMDLEGAEDNHLSLLEAPGGQPRKSLRHSTRKKEWGKKEPVAGSPFERREAGPKGPCPGEEGEGVGDRVPNGILAGGAGPSGPYGEPPYPCKEEEENGKDASEDSAQSGSEGGSGHASAHYMYRQEGYETVSYGDNLYVCIPCAKGFPSSEQLNAHVETHTEEELFIKEEGAYETGSGGAEEEAEDLSAPSAAYAAEPRPFKCSVCEKTYKDPATLRQHEKTHWLTRPFPCNICGKMFTQRGTMTRHMRSHLGLKPFACDECGMRFTRQYRLTEHMRVHSGEKPYECQLCGGKFTQQRNLISHLRMHTSPS; via the coding sequence ATGGGGCCCGACATGGAGCTGCCCAGCCACTCGAAGCAGCTCCTGCTGCAGCTGAACCAGCAGAGGACCAAGGGCTTCCTGTGTGACGTCATCATCATGGTGGAGAACTCCATCTTCCGGGCCCACAAAAACGTCCTGGCCGCCAGCAGCATCTACTTCAAGTCCCTGGTCCTGCACGACAACCTCATCAACCTGGACACAGACATGGTCAGCTCCACGGTGTTCCAGCAGATCTTGGACTTCATCTACACAGGCAAGCTGCTGCCCAGTGACCAGCCAGCCGAGCCCAACTTCAGCACCCTCCTTACTGCCGCCAGCTACCTCCAGCTGCCCGAGTTGGCAGCCCTCTGCCGCCGCAAACTCAAGCGAGCCGGCAAGCCCTTTGGCTCTGGGCGGGCGGGGGCTGCCGGCATAGGGCGACCCCCCCGCAGCCAGCGGCTGTCCACagcctctgtcatccaggctcgGTATCACGGGCTTGTGGATGGGCGCAAGGGGGCCCACGCCCCCCAGGACCTCCCGCAAGCCAAAGGCTCAGACGATGAGCTCTTTCTTGGTGGCTCTAACCAGGATAGCGTGCAAGGTCTGGGCCGGGCCGTCTGTCCAGCTGGCGGGGAGGCGGGCCTGGGGGGCTGCAGCAGCAGTACCAACGGGAGCAGTGGGGGCTGCGAGCAGGAGCTGGGCTTGGACCTGTCCAAGAAAAGCCCACCCTTGCCTCCTGCTACGCCAGGTCCCCACCTCACTCCCGATGACCCAGCCCAACTGAGCGACAGCCAACATGGGTCGCCCCCTGCGGCCTCTGCCCCTCCCGTTGCCAACAGTGCCTCTTATTCTGAGCTGGGGGGCACCCCCGATGAGCCCATGGATCTGGAGGGGGCCGAGGACAACCACCTGAGCCTACTGGAGGCGCCTGGCGGGCAGCCTCGGAAGAGCCTCCGGCACTCCACTCGGAAGAAGGAGTGGGGCAAGAAGGAGCCTGTGGCTGGCTCCCCCTTTGAGCGGAGAGAAGCGGGGCCCAAGGGTCCCTGCCCGGGAGAGGAGGGCGAGGGGGTCGGGGACAGGGTTCCCAATGGTATCCTGGCTGGTGGGGCTGGCCCTAGCGGGCCCTATGGGGAGCCCCCTTACCCctgcaaggaggaggaggaaaacgGCAAGGATGCAAGTGAAGATAGCGCGCAGAGCGGGAGCGAGGGGGGCAGCGGCCACGCCAGCGCCCACTACATGTACCGGCAGGAGGGCTACGAGACAGTGTCCTATGGGGACAACTTGTACGTATGCATCCCCTGCGCCAAGGGCTTCCCCAGCTCCGAGCAGCTCAACGCGCACGTGGAGACTCACACGGAGGAAGAGCTGTTCATCAAGGAAGAGGGGGCCTACGAGACAGGCAGTGGGGGTGCCGAGGAGGAGGCCGAGGACCTGTCAGCGCCCAGCGCAGCCTACGCGGCTGAGCCCCGGCCCTTCAAGTGTTCAGTCTGCGAGAAGACCTACAAGGACCCAGCCACGCTGCGGCAGCACGAGAAGACGCACTGGCTGACGCGGCCCTTCCCCTGCAACATCTGTGGCAAGATGTTCACGCAGCGCGGCACCATGACGCGCCACATGCGGAGCCACCTGGGCCTGAAGCCTTTCGCCTGCGATGAGTGTGGCATGCGCTTCACCCGCCAGTACCGCCTCACCGAGCACATGCGTGTGCACTCGGGCGAGAAGCCTTACGAGTGCCAGCTGTGCGGGGGCAAGTTCACCCAGCAGCGCAACCTCATCAGCCACCTGCGCATGCACACTTCTCCCTCCTAG
- the HIC2 gene encoding hypermethylated in cancer 2 protein isoform X1, with amino-acid sequence MVSGPLAFRWCAWAGRGDMGPDMELPSHSKQLLLQLNQQRTKGFLCDVIIMVENSIFRAHKNVLAASSIYFKSLVLHDNLINLDTDMVSSTVFQQILDFIYTGKLLPSDQPAEPNFSTLLTAASYLQLPELAALCRRKLKRAGKPFGSGRAGAAGIGRPPRSQRLSTASVIQARYHGLVDGRKGAHAPQDLPQAKGSDDELFLGGSNQDSVQGLGRAVCPAGGEAGLGGCSSSTNGSSGGCEQELGLDLSKKSPPLPPATPGPHLTPDDPAQLSDSQHGSPPAASAPPVANSASYSELGGTPDEPMDLEGAEDNHLSLLEAPGGQPRKSLRHSTRKKEWGKKEPVAGSPFERREAGPKGPCPGEEGEGVGDRVPNGILAGGAGPSGPYGEPPYPCKEEEENGKDASEDSAQSGSEGGSGHASAHYMYRQEGYETVSYGDNLYVCIPCAKGFPSSEQLNAHVETHTEEELFIKEEGAYETGSGGAEEEAEDLSAPSAAYAAEPRPFKCSVCEKTYKDPATLRQHEKTHWLTRPFPCNICGKMFTQRGTMTRHMRSHLGLKPFACDECGMRFTRQYRLTEHMRVHSGEKPYECQLCGGKFTQQRNLISHLRMHTSPS; translated from the coding sequence GTGGTGCGCGTGGGCAGGGCGCGGGGACATGGGGCCCGACATGGAGCTGCCCAGCCACTCGAAGCAGCTCCTGCTGCAGCTGAACCAGCAGAGGACCAAGGGCTTCCTGTGTGACGTCATCATCATGGTGGAGAACTCCATCTTCCGGGCCCACAAAAACGTCCTGGCCGCCAGCAGCATCTACTTCAAGTCCCTGGTCCTGCACGACAACCTCATCAACCTGGACACAGACATGGTCAGCTCCACGGTGTTCCAGCAGATCTTGGACTTCATCTACACAGGCAAGCTGCTGCCCAGTGACCAGCCAGCCGAGCCCAACTTCAGCACCCTCCTTACTGCCGCCAGCTACCTCCAGCTGCCCGAGTTGGCAGCCCTCTGCCGCCGCAAACTCAAGCGAGCCGGCAAGCCCTTTGGCTCTGGGCGGGCGGGGGCTGCCGGCATAGGGCGACCCCCCCGCAGCCAGCGGCTGTCCACagcctctgtcatccaggctcgGTATCACGGGCTTGTGGATGGGCGCAAGGGGGCCCACGCCCCCCAGGACCTCCCGCAAGCCAAAGGCTCAGACGATGAGCTCTTTCTTGGTGGCTCTAACCAGGATAGCGTGCAAGGTCTGGGCCGGGCCGTCTGTCCAGCTGGCGGGGAGGCGGGCCTGGGGGGCTGCAGCAGCAGTACCAACGGGAGCAGTGGGGGCTGCGAGCAGGAGCTGGGCTTGGACCTGTCCAAGAAAAGCCCACCCTTGCCTCCTGCTACGCCAGGTCCCCACCTCACTCCCGATGACCCAGCCCAACTGAGCGACAGCCAACATGGGTCGCCCCCTGCGGCCTCTGCCCCTCCCGTTGCCAACAGTGCCTCTTATTCTGAGCTGGGGGGCACCCCCGATGAGCCCATGGATCTGGAGGGGGCCGAGGACAACCACCTGAGCCTACTGGAGGCGCCTGGCGGGCAGCCTCGGAAGAGCCTCCGGCACTCCACTCGGAAGAAGGAGTGGGGCAAGAAGGAGCCTGTGGCTGGCTCCCCCTTTGAGCGGAGAGAAGCGGGGCCCAAGGGTCCCTGCCCGGGAGAGGAGGGCGAGGGGGTCGGGGACAGGGTTCCCAATGGTATCCTGGCTGGTGGGGCTGGCCCTAGCGGGCCCTATGGGGAGCCCCCTTACCCctgcaaggaggaggaggaaaacgGCAAGGATGCAAGTGAAGATAGCGCGCAGAGCGGGAGCGAGGGGGGCAGCGGCCACGCCAGCGCCCACTACATGTACCGGCAGGAGGGCTACGAGACAGTGTCCTATGGGGACAACTTGTACGTATGCATCCCCTGCGCCAAGGGCTTCCCCAGCTCCGAGCAGCTCAACGCGCACGTGGAGACTCACACGGAGGAAGAGCTGTTCATCAAGGAAGAGGGGGCCTACGAGACAGGCAGTGGGGGTGCCGAGGAGGAGGCCGAGGACCTGTCAGCGCCCAGCGCAGCCTACGCGGCTGAGCCCCGGCCCTTCAAGTGTTCAGTCTGCGAGAAGACCTACAAGGACCCAGCCACGCTGCGGCAGCACGAGAAGACGCACTGGCTGACGCGGCCCTTCCCCTGCAACATCTGTGGCAAGATGTTCACGCAGCGCGGCACCATGACGCGCCACATGCGGAGCCACCTGGGCCTGAAGCCTTTCGCCTGCGATGAGTGTGGCATGCGCTTCACCCGCCAGTACCGCCTCACCGAGCACATGCGTGTGCACTCGGGCGAGAAGCCTTACGAGTGCCAGCTGTGCGGGGGCAAGTTCACCCAGCAGCGCAACCTCATCAGCCACCTGCGCATGCACACTTCTCCCTCCTAG